The DNA window tgacctactgggaagttctcatgtgagttcccagaaataaaaccgtgagggcgtggtcggggcccaaagcggacaatatcgtgttacggcgaagtcgagccctagatgtggtggaccctgggtcgggatgtgacaatttggtatcagagccaatctctggctggaagtgtgtcgacgaggacgtcgggcccttaaagggggtggattgttagatcccacacCGCTCAGGAAGAGtagatcctctatgccttatatgtacatgcttaCCTCCATAtaacacgaggcattttgggagctcactagcttcaggttctgtaggaactccgaagttaagctagATCACaacaagagcaatcccaggatgggtgacctatttGGAAGTTTTCGTCTgagtttctagaaacaaaaccgtgagggcgtggtcggggcccaaaacgaacAATATCGTAATACGACGGAGTCGAGTCCGGAATATAGTGGAcctcgggtcgggatgtgacaatatccCAAATCAATAAAAAACTAGTCAAAAGTGACAATGACAGTCTTAACCGGAGCTCAAACCAATTGCTGGAGCTGCTGCGCTACTGGTTTTCTTTCCGGTTAGACCTAACTTGTTCATCAGCTCAACTTGGTTCTCCAGCATTGCACTCATCACGTTCGACATTTCCATTCTTGCATGTGAAACTGTCTTAACATTTCTATATGAAGGTTCCTCATATCCTTGTCTACGGACATGTGAAAAGAATGAAGAGTTTCTTGCAGAGAACGTCGAAGAATCTGAAATGCAAAGGAATTTCCCTGTTGTGCATCATGTTGATGCACATTTTGGAGATGCCAAGTTCCTCCTTCCATTGCTAGAAGACCCCCTCACACCTAATCGTTAAAGGAATATTTCTGATATCGGCAGTCAACAATGCAAAATGTAAATGTTGATATCCATTCATATGCATAAAacataaggaaaactaatgaaaagtgcttcaaatatttgcattttaatgaaaaaccatacactaactttatttaatgataagaacaaaaataaataaataaaaaaacataaaaaataaaaatcgtgATAAAAAACGTCTGTAAAGAAGCAGCTGTCATTCATTGCTTCCCTGGCTGGACCAAGAAAAATCGATCGATTTGTGATTTTTGTGTCTGTTTCAGTTGTCGTCATGACTAATATCgacttttgttttcttcttcttcttaataTCCTTTGCGTAACGTCCCCTACCCACCCACCCAAAACTCCATCAGACCTAGATTTCAAACccagatttgatccaagatactAGAAGACATTACTAGCAACAAATTACAACAAAACCAAGCTAATTTTACCTCCTATTTCAAAGGTTGTAGCTGAATTCCATTAGAGCAACTCTTACCAAGAACCCCTGCTTGGATTATCCTACTTCCCATTACAGAATTTAACATGCCATGGTACCATAGGGATCCCCAGCTTGCGCATGTCTTGTATTTGGTGGTTTGGGGTCTCAATTAAATTGGAATTTGTGGTGATGGTGGTTTAGAGAAAAGGCAGAGAGTtcgaaaagagagagagagagttctggAGTGTTCACgggggaaaaggaaaagaagaaagaaaaggggaagaaaAGAGAATGGGTCGGGTTACAAACATAACACAGTGGTGTAGTATtgttaaatttcataaacagtatagtaagtttcataaacagtgtcgtaagtttcataaatagtgtagaagtttcataaacagtgtgagGATGCATGAGTCTTCGcgtcagattttttttaatttttttaatattaaaattatgccattttcattaaaatttaagttcttttgtcatttttattaaaatttaagtctttttaattaaataaagttataacatgatttttttattaaaataaacttagtccaAGCCCTTTTCATGAAAGTTTCCTAAAACATATGGACGGATCACAAAAAAACGTTGAATAGTTTAACAAGTATGAATGACCAAACGATCttgaaattgaatgattttgtCTAGATATGATATTCTTATGGTGATAAAGAGAATGAACAATTTTGATTATAATGTTCAAATGGTAAAATTTCATTAATCGTAAGTGAGGGACAAGTAAGTTCTCCATAAGAGAACACAAGCATTATCCTTGTTTATTTTTCCTAATAAAGCCCCCTTTGATACATGTAACTATAAAGGAACATAACCGACCAAATCGGTCACTACCAAATTGGTTTAGCTTGTTTGTACTAACTAATTTGAGGTCTAAACCGAAGCAAACCGATTGACACCGCACTAGGATCCTTGCCGGATCCATTCGCTAAGGATTCTAGGGATTCCGCAATCCtgtccgttcattgtatatcgtgcggtcagtttttgttaggtactatttacttatgaattttaaattttaaatgatttctaactgcacgatatacaataaacgAACAGGATTGCGGGATCTCTAGGGaatggatccggcgaggatccaccTACACCTATTCACCCATACAAAAAACCCAAGAACGTTGGGGCCAAATTGCAAATTAGAACGAGTATAGAGGCGACTATGTGAAATTGATACAATATATGTCCTTGCTAAATTACAATTTCTCAGTATTTTAGATTCTCCATAGAACTCGATGGGAGAGTGGAATTATCAAGTATCCGCGACCTAAACACaccctgctctctctctctctctcgctcctcGCACGTTTACATgcatctctctcctcctccgATCTGTCTTCATGCTTTTCCCCTTCCCTCTCTCTAATTCGAACTCTTTCCCTGCACTGAAAGCCTAACACTAGATTCCCAATTTCTTCCCCAAAACGCTCCCTTTTAGATCCCATGGAGATGGCCTCGAGTCCGCGAACGGTGGAGGAGATCTTCAAGGATTACAGTGCTCGGAGAACCGCCGTTGTCCGCGCTTTAACTTACGGTActccaatctctctctctctctctctctcctctctttctctctcttaattTTCTTTGGGTATTGGAAATCTCTGACCTTTTCGGTGGTTTTGGTTTCTCGCAGATGTCGATGAATTTTACGGACTCTGTGATCCAGGTAAATGCCTAATTGTAGATCAGACTTCtaattatattttgcttgcttttgtgaaattttaattgtaattttacCCTAAAATCTCTggcttttgtaattttgtatgaAAATATGAATGTATTTCTGTTAATTAAATGCTTAATGTATTTTGTAAAAATAATTTGTATATGTTTCCTAGAGACTGAGAATTTGGAAGGAGCTAGGGAAAGGATACAtttgtctgttttttttttattctgctAAATCTTAATTTCTACTGTAATTGTGTgctaattaattggattaattgtTAAAACTGGAGCCTTCTGACCTTAGCTTCATTTAAGTTCACTTTAGGTAAACTGAAaccaatttctaatttttttttttttgacccaATTCATGATTTTCTTTGGTTTGGTTCAGAGAAGGAGAATTTGTGTCTGTATGGGCACCCGAATGAAACCTGGGAGGTGACACTTCCGGCGGAAGAAGTCCCACCAGAGCTTCCTGAGCCAGCACTTGGGATCAATTTTGCAAGAGACGGCATGAACCGCAAGGACTGGCTCTCTCTGGTTGCTGTTCACAGTGATTCTTGGCTGCTCTCTGTCGCGTTCTATTTTGGAGCACGTCTTAACCGCAGTGAGAGGTATGAgatgttttttttgttgttgctgCACGTTGGTATAAATAGCTGCTAGTGTTCCTCGTCTTATGTTGTCGATGCATGATTTAAGATGTCTATATCCTGAtttaaaatttcttttcatataaTACCTGATGCAGAATAGCTACGTGAGTGGAGCAATTGGTATAAGCGCTAGCTATCTCCACTAAATTTTGAAATCAGATATTATCTGACCGAAATCCTTTGTAGTTTAGTTTAATAGTCACTTTTCCAGTGTCCTGCATTGACTATATACCAAACTTAAAACGAACCTAAAAAAGTCCATTATGGCCATTGAAGAATTTTGAGCACTTGACCCCTTTTTTCTGCGACTTGCAGCCAGGCTCCAAGTATAAAATGACTGTATGTTTCAGCTTTTAAATGTCTGTCATTGTTTGGAATTGAGGAACTTCATTGCAGcaagttcttatgcatctttgcttgAGTTCTCGATAGTTTTATTCATCAGGATTTGCTCTGTATATTTACAGGAAACGCCTATTTAGCTTGATCAATGATCTTCCTACTGTCTTTGAAGTTGTGACGGAACGGAAACCCGTCAAAGAAAAGCCCAGCGTGGATAGTGGAAGCAAATCTCGAGGCAGCACAAAGGTCAGATGAATCGTTTcttgttctttttatttatttatttatttatttatttttattttttttccatctTAGAATCTTATATTACCCGTTCTTGTGTAAGGTTCTTACTTGTTGAGAATCTTTTGCTTTCATGTACAGTAAATTTCTTTTTCCAgctcaagaaaagaaaagaacaaaaatatatTTGGTTACAGATAAACCACGGATGTCGATGTACTCAAAGATGTCGTGTCTTATAATTGCTAGCTTTTCAGTACCGCTGATGTAGGAATTTGGAATATGTGTTTGTTATATAGTAGCCACTAACTGATTCGTCTTCTCTGTAGAGATCCGGTGATGGACTAGTGAAAAGCACTCCTAAGCTACCACCTGATGAGAGCTTCGAGGAGGATGATGATGAACATAGCGAAACTCTCTGCGGGAGCTGTGGCGGAAATTACAATGCAGATGAATTTTGGATCGGCTGTGACATCTGTGAGAAATGGTTCCACGGAAAATGTGTCAAGATAACACCTGCTAAGGCCGAGAACATCAAGCAATACAAATGCCCGTCTTGCAGCTTGAAAAGGGGCAGGCAGTAGCGGACACTCAACCCAAACCATCGGACGAGAACAAGGCAGATAGCGTCGTCTCAGTGGCTGACAAAGTAGTATAGGAAATGTCACTACTTAATGTACTGCATTTGTTGTTGTGATGCTTGTTCATAATAGATGCTCTGTTCAAAGGGTTTGGAGCCTTTCTTCTTCCCCATCAAACGTTTGCTTCGGTTTTTATATTATCTTCCAGTTATTAATCATGACAAATTGTATGAATTATATTTGAACCTTTCAACCTTATGAAATTAAGATGAGTATAATCCAGGTTTGGCAATTCTGAAGTGACTCAGATTTAAATGTACATGTGGCATTCTTGGTGCAGGGTGTAAGTTTATATTGAAAGTTGGAATAAGAGTCATGTATCGAGAAAGCCGGGAGTTAGATATAATCTTGGGAGATATTATATGTTCAATAAATATTTGTCACGTGTAAAGCGCATTAAAGGGATGGAGGGAGTTAGATATATtatttggcaagaatcgaacataagatcTCTTCCtaacaaataaagaagaatactactagactgtagtactaagcaGCGTCTCTATAGCATTTTTAATTAGCATTTTtaattgggagcagcctctccataaatgggggtaaggctagccgacattcacctctcccagaccctgcgtaaagcgggagccttgtgcactgggtacgacctttatagaGTTTCTCCTTGTCCCCTGGCCCTCTTGATTTGATTAATTAGTTGGGGTTGACTTACTTGGATGTATACATGTTTGTTCGCAATTTTACTTTTATTAGTCGTCACACAATTTTATCTTTGGTTAATTTTATAGAGACCAACtatttagatcaaattttataaattatattatgtagttgttgatgattgaattattacgtTAGTGTTAATGCACATGCGTATTTTTATTAGTGACACTAATTTATgctatattaatttttatttaaaacatattttaaagaaaattaaaatatgacAGCTGGGCATATATAATTTCTAGCAGCCAGCCCCTCTATTTTCCTAGTGAATAAGGTTTGAACTTTGACCAAGGTAAATTTAACTTCGTACATAACACTGCAAACAAAGAATTTAAGTCGAAATATTTGACTTAGAAAGTTTTAAGACATAAAACATTAAAGTTTCAAATGTTGCGGACTCTGCTGCTTTTTCTTAGTTTCATCCGACGGTTAGAGACAGCTTCCAAACGCAGCACTCTCCACTTAGTTCACATCGTCTTTTGTCTACGACTGTTGGTGCTTACAACTGTTGGTGCTTCTTGTACGTGTTATTCTTTTTGTTGTAATCGTGTTCCTCCTCTCCACAGAGCTCAGGAGCACCTTCTGATCTTTGACGAATTTGAGATGCGTTTAAGCCGATCAGCGAGCTCTGCGGCGAATAAGGAACGCCTGCGATGGACGCAAGAGCTGCATGATAGGTTTGTGGAGGCAGTTACTAAGCTTGGTGGCCCTGATCGTAAGTCCAATTAATCTAGGTTTAGTTCATGCAGTTAATTTACTTAATTTGACGTGAATATTGTCCCAGTTACTTGATCTCTCTGTATCATGTGATTCGAGAGTGATTGTGTAACGCGAGAGATAGAGAGACGGGGTGAATTCTCGGTGACACGCTCGAATCCCCCAGTTATTAATATGGTGTGCATGGCTTGTTCTATATAGCTAGCCGGTGTGTATTCATTTAGGTTTATAATCACTTTGGTTTTATAGGGGCAACACCAAAGGGTATCTTGAAGGCCATGAGCGTCTCTGGACTGACCATTTACCACATCAAAAGCCATTTGCAGGTTCGTTCTCTTTCCCTTTGTCACGCCCCGTTTTGAGATATGATCAGTTAAGACCAAGGGAAAACAACGAGAAAATGTAAAACTTTGGACTGCACTGCATATTGTATCTGCTTTTTGATAATTTTCCAGGAAAAAGTatctgattgtttttttttttctttttatgatttTCAGAAGTACAGAATCTCGAAGTTCATTCCAGAGTCGACTAGTAGTAAGTTCAATTTTAATCTTCTATTTATTTCCTTCATATATTTTGGTACATCTGATGGCATCTAATTACCTACTGCTTACTTATCTTGTGGTACTATTGTTTGATTTTCCACAGAAGGCAAGCTTCAGAAGAAAAACATTTCAGAAATGCTGCCTAATTTCGGCACAACATCGTCAGTAATCATGTTCCCTCTCCCTCTttgaagttaaaaaaaataataaccatGTTGTATCAGTTAATTGTTGAATTAGCTTCACtaataaaattttgaacctaCTGTGTGTTTTGAACAATTTCTAGTGCTGCTCAGCTCAATGAAGCCTTCAAAATTATGCAAGTACAAGTAAACAGGAGACTCAGTGATCAACATGAGGTATATAAATAAATTGTTTATCCAAATCACAGTCTGCAAAATTTCTACCTCCATATAAATTGACAGGCTATATATGTAACGGATGTCTGTTTTAACAAAGAATATACGTTGATGTGTCATTTATGTGTGTCCATATTCTCGTCACAAACAAAACTTACTGACATGTTATGTCAAAGAGGTTTCTGTCATATGAGTACCGAACACGGTCACGATCACCAAAAATTACTAATAAGATTCTTTTTGTGGGTTCATTTTTAAGGTGCAAAAGAGCCTGAAACAGAAATTTGAAGCCCAAGGAAGGTTTCTTGAAAGATATTCAGCAGAACACCATAACACAAACAAGAACCGTCCGATCCTGATCACAAAACCTAAAAAAGCTCCCTTGTCGCAGACGTTGCTGCCTTCTCTCTGTGACGACTCAGAATCAAATGCAAAGGACTTTGGATCGGACTCGGAGCCTGACAGAAGTGAAACAGAAACATCTGCAGAACAATTCCGAACTCTGAAGAAGAAGCTCAGGCTTCACCATCATCAAAATGACCACAATGTCCAGCTTGCACTTAACTCAGAGTTCTGCTATATCCCTCATGAGGACGACCATATCAGATTTCCTTGGAACTTTGCAGCCTGCTCATCTCCTTTACCTTTAGTAGTGCCCAGCTGCTttctataaattaaaatttgatgagtgccatatatatatatgtgtgtgtgtgtgtgtgtgtatttgtaTAAGAAATGGgatattttgattttgatgcttCCATTTGCTTTGATTGGAAGTGTGTGGAAGCAATCAAAATATCCATCATAGTATATAGAGATTAGTAGTTGAAGATATTTCCTAATAAGATCTTGGCAACACTTTCTCTATCGCCAAATACACGTATAAATATTTGGGATAAACTTACACTACTACGTAATACATATGGTATTGTACTCTTTTGTTTGGAACTAAAACATGACAACCAAGTCTTGGCACCAAGGGCATGCAGACATCTTCATTGACTGAGTTCAAACAACATGAAACTGTTCAAACACCATGAAACTTAATGCTTATTTCTGgtcctcattttcttcttctttttaacAAAACCAAGTCTTCGAGATTTTATCAAAAGAATTGGACCACTATACGAATTACGAAGTCTCCATACTCGTGATCAGTTTGAGTCGGCAAAGAGAGGACGTACACTTAACTTAGGTATATTGAAGAGAAAGGGTGATTTGCGTAGGCAGATTTGTACCTTATAGTGATTGCAATGGGATATTTCCACATCATGCacgattttaattaatttatattggAGAAGCTTTTGGTTGTCATCGTCAAACTAATATATGGTAGAATCAACGTCGGAGTAGCAATTGTGCATATCTGTTTGGATATTTAGTGGTGAGTTAGGCTGTTGCCGCGCCGATTTTTAACCAGATCGGATTTGTGCTAGATTCAAACCAGAGTTTGCCATTGTGCCTCTAGTGGGAATCTAATGCTTTAGGAACATattgttggaagttttgagactcttgtcccacattggggaAAACAAGATTCTCAAGGGCCTTTATATAGATTTAATGCTTTAGTCTAGTAATTACAACATGGGCCAGTTGGAAATGGATTGAAGGTTTGGGCCGTATGGTTATGTGGATTAGGCTTGTATAATATAGCctaaatacaattaatattaattaatcaaaacaaGACCTTGGGCTTGGGGCCttggaatttaaaattaatctgattcattaattttaattttcagattaagtttttaattaatttattaattaaaaacgttttgtaAGAGTTGTGTACCTTCAGGGTGTGAAACAGCCTATATATCTGCAATCACAGTTTCCAAATGGATAATCCTTTTTTCTGTACGAATTTctagagagtaaacacacaaaaagcAAATTCGCTAGAGTTCTAGAATCCAGTGCGGATTGGAGAATTAGGTAGTTGAATCCTGGTCGAGCAGACGTcgtagaaccacaagcacaggAGTGGGACGAAAatactgttcgaaggacatagctttTACGCTAACCTCTACCTTttgtaatcaagttagtaacattaatttctgttttcattGTATAATTTTCATTCTGCACAgcaagtatattttggttaataaaatagtagaatttctgttatttttgtttatttctgaattgttctccaacaatcTTTGAACAGTATGGAACAATCAAGAACTAAACCTCATTCTGAGAAGCCTAAGAAATTTAAGGGCGGAGATTTCAAAGGATGGCAGCAGAAGATGCTGTTTTATTTGACAACactaaacttggctaatgtTCTGCGCGAGATAGAGCCTACTGTAGATggacaaaatattttttctgcAGAAACTTTAACGACCATTGATGCTTGGAAAGATAATGATTTCCTTTGCAGAAACTATATTCGTTGTATGATGTCTATGGGGCATTCAAAATAGCCAAGGAACTTTGGGAATCACttgagaaaaaatataaaactgaGGATGCtggttcaaagaaatttgtcGTGGGCAAATTTTTGGACTACAAAATGGTGGATTCCAAGTCTGTTGCCTCTCAAACTGAAGATCTCCAGAAAATCATCCATGACATTCATGTTGAAGGGATGATAATCAATGAGTCTTTCCAAGTGGCGTCCATTAAAGAAAAACTGCCACCTTCTTGGAAAGAGTTCAAGAGTTATCTCAAGCACAAACGTAAGGAGATGACCCTTTAGGATCTCATTATAAGGTTGAGAATTGAGGAAGATAACAGAAAGAATGAGAAGGGCATGGTTTCGAGTATGGAAGCCAAGGCGAATGTTGTTGAAGGAAGTTCATCAAAGCAAAGGCCAAAATTCCAGAAAACTAAAAAGAAGGAAAGCCACTTTATCCCTGGTGCGAAAGGCAAAGACTTCAAGAAAATCAAGGGAAGTTGCTGGGTTTGTGCAAAGCAAGGCCATAGGGCTTAAGAATGTCGCCATTGAAGGGATAAAGGTCCTGGAAATCAAGGCAACAACAACCGCGCAAACCTGATTGAACACAATGTGGATGCCCTGGCTGCAATGATTTCTGAAATCAACCTTGTATCTGACCATGCTGATTGGTGGATAGAGACCGGTGCTACTCGCCATGTTTGTGGTGACAGAAATATGTTCTCTTCGTACTAGAAAATCGAGGGAAACGAGCAGCTGTTTATGGGAAATGCATCCGCATCTATTGTGGCTAGAATAGGGAAGTGTGTTATGAAATTCACTTCTGGAAAGGAATTAACCCTTCTTGACGTGTTGCATGTTCCCGATATAAAGAAGAATCTTGTTTCTGGCCCTATCCTTAGTAATAAGGGATTCAAACTAGTTTTTGAATCCAATAAGTTTGTATTAACTAAAGGGGGAATGTTTGTGGGAAAGGGTTACCTTGCTAATGGATTATTCAAACTAAATGTACTTGCTAATGCtatgaatgaaataaataatGCTTATGCTTATATTGTTGATTCGTCTAATTTATGGCATTCTAGATTAAGACATGTAATTTCCGTTCTCTTTTTAGAATGCATAATTTAGGTTTGCTACCCAAAATTGATTATCTAGATAATGTTAAATGTGAAACTTGTACAGAATCGAAATTTGCAAGTCAAAGCTTTAAATCAGTGCATGAAAAATCTAATGATTTGTTAGATTTAATTCATAGTGACTTGTGTGATTTTAGATCATATCCAACTCGTGGTGGAAAGAACTATTATGtaacatttatagatgatttcAGTAAGTATTGTTATGTTTATTTACTTCATAGCAAAGATGAGACCTTGGatatgtttaagacatataaggcagaagttgaaaattaacttaacaagAAGATTAAGTATTGTTATGTTTATTT is part of the Malus domestica chromosome 12, GDT2T_hap1 genome and encodes:
- the LOC114819937 gene encoding PHD finger protein ALFIN-LIKE 1, whose product is MEMASSPRTVEEIFKDYSARRTAVVRALTYDVDEFYGLCDPEKENLCLYGHPNETWEVTLPAEEVPPELPEPALGINFARDGMNRKDWLSLVAVHSDSWLLSVAFYFGARLNRSERKRLFSLINDLPTVFEVVTERKPVKEKPSVDSGSKSRGSTKRSGDGLVKSTPKLPPDESFEEDDDEHSETLCGSCGGNYNADEFWIGCDICEKWFHGKCVKITPAKAENIKQYKCPSCSLKRGRQ